A single Micromonospora sp. CCTCC AA 2012012 DNA region contains:
- a CDS encoding glycosyltransferase, translating into MRVGLVCAHAGPSTDGPAVGTHEHIARVAAELAERGHDVRVYERRDAPGLPESLDVDGYRLERVPIGPAAPLPTAELVPHVAAYGQWLARRWAGDWTPDVVHGHYWIGGLAAAQALRETDIPIVQTFHSLGVEQLRHLGNRYDGPGERIPLERALTRAVDIAVAQCNDEVDELTRMGLQRTAVAMVPTGVDTHQFHPDGEAAPRDQRARILSVGGLSAGHGHEDLIRAMRLVGDAELVIAGGPPAEQLAGHAEARRLRELAERNGVADQVKLVGAVPHDQMATWYRSADVVACTPHYSSAGRVSLEAMACGVPVVGYAMGGIADAVVDEVTGKLVPPGDVRTLGMTLRRLLADNAGRFAYGHAAVDRVRCSYTWERTAGALERLYERVVGRRRPAEKPLETAVEEPLETTAEKSVEAA; encoded by the coding sequence ATGCGCGTCGGCCTTGTGTGCGCACACGCCGGCCCGTCCACTGACGGTCCTGCCGTCGGCACGCACGAGCACATCGCGCGGGTCGCCGCCGAGCTCGCCGAGCGCGGCCACGACGTCCGGGTGTACGAGCGCCGCGACGCCCCCGGCCTGCCGGAGAGCCTCGACGTCGACGGCTACCGGCTGGAACGGGTGCCGATCGGTCCGGCCGCCCCGCTCCCCACCGCCGAACTGGTCCCGCACGTGGCCGCGTACGGGCAGTGGCTGGCCCGCCGGTGGGCCGGCGACTGGACCCCCGACGTGGTGCACGGGCACTACTGGATCGGCGGCCTGGCGGCCGCCCAGGCGCTCCGCGAGACCGACATCCCGATCGTGCAGACCTTCCACTCGCTCGGCGTGGAGCAGCTGCGCCACCTGGGCAACCGCTACGACGGCCCGGGGGAGCGGATCCCGCTGGAACGGGCGCTGACCCGGGCGGTGGACATCGCGGTGGCCCAGTGCAACGACGAGGTCGACGAGCTGACCCGGATGGGGCTGCAACGCACCGCGGTCGCGATGGTCCCGACCGGGGTCGACACCCACCAGTTCCACCCCGACGGCGAGGCGGCCCCGCGCGACCAGCGGGCCCGCATCCTCTCCGTCGGCGGACTCTCCGCCGGGCACGGCCACGAGGACCTGATCCGCGCCATGCGCCTGGTCGGCGACGCCGAGCTGGTGATCGCCGGCGGGCCGCCCGCCGAGCAGCTCGCTGGCCACGCCGAGGCGCGCCGGCTGCGTGAGCTGGCCGAGCGGAACGGGGTGGCCGACCAGGTGAAGCTGGTCGGCGCGGTGCCGCACGACCAGATGGCCACCTGGTACCGCTCCGCCGACGTGGTCGCCTGCACCCCGCACTACTCGTCCGCCGGGCGGGTGTCGCTGGAGGCGATGGCCTGCGGCGTGCCGGTGGTCGGCTACGCGATGGGCGGCATCGCCGACGCGGTGGTGGACGAGGTGACCGGCAAGCTGGTCCCGCCCGGTGACGTCCGCACCCTCGGGATGACCCTGCGCCGGCTGCTCGCCGACAACGCCGGGCGGTTCGCGTACGGGCACGCGGCGGTCGACCGGGTCCGGTGCAGCTACACCTGGGAACGGACGGCCGGCGCCCTGGAGCGCCTCTACGAACGGGTCGTCGGGCGCCGCAGGCCGGCCGAGAAGCCGCTGGAGACAGCCGTGGAGGAGCCGCTGGAGACGACGGCGGAGAAATCGGTCGAGGCGGCCTGA
- a CDS encoding ATP-binding protein, with translation MTNAEPRAPRTVVPIETSLLIAEAFDQAQVTELRHSVTSCAHASGLSGQRLDDFVLAVNELITNAVRHGGGQGSLRLWHRPGRLVCEVADHGRGISAQRLDDRRRPAPDTAGGWGLWLARELSDSMEVETGEAGTTVRISATVDPSTPATTD, from the coding sequence ATGACAAACGCAGAACCCCGCGCACCGCGTACGGTTGTGCCCATCGAAACTTCCCTCCTCATCGCCGAAGCCTTCGACCAGGCCCAGGTGACCGAGCTGCGACACTCGGTCACCTCCTGCGCGCACGCTTCGGGGCTGAGCGGGCAGCGGCTGGACGACTTCGTGCTGGCGGTCAACGAGTTGATCACCAACGCCGTCCGGCACGGCGGCGGTCAGGGCTCGCTCCGGTTGTGGCACCGCCCCGGTCGGCTCGTCTGCGAGGTGGCCGACCACGGCCGGGGAATCAGCGCCCAGCGCCTCGATGACCGTCGGCGACCCGCCCCGGACACCGCCGGCGGCTGGGGCCTCTGGCTGGCCCGGGAGCTGAGCGACTCGATGGAGGTCGAGACCGGCGAGGCCGGCACGACCGTCCGCATCAGCGCCACCGTCGACCCCTCCACCCCGGCCACCACCGACTGA
- the macS gene encoding MacS family sensor histidine kinase translates to MPSSPGGLEGPLWRSIAVFRFASLAYVCVLVLRDADRYAHPLAAGGVLLVMLAWSGVTAVGYARPAGRGWPLLLADLGVLLAIMLATPWVMGRAALAAGLPTLTVAWLAGPVLAWAVSGGRRRGAVAALVAGGVDLVTRERVSQSSLTGVILMLLAGVVVGHVARLAVTAEERLQRAVELEAATRERERLARDIHDSVLQVLALVQRRGAQLDGEGGELARLAGEQEAALRALIGRAAAPPPEEGDTRDLRDLLDRYASTTVAVSAPATPVGLPAHAAREVAAAVGAALDNVARYAGGRAWVLIEDEGETVTVSVRDEGPGIPAGRLAEAAAQGRLGVAQSIRGRVADLGGQVRIASAPGSGTEIELVVPRSGR, encoded by the coding sequence ATGCCGTCGTCACCGGGAGGCCTGGAGGGCCCGCTCTGGCGGTCCATCGCCGTCTTCCGCTTCGCCTCCCTGGCGTACGTCTGCGTGCTGGTGCTGCGCGACGCCGACCGGTACGCGCACCCGCTGGCCGCCGGCGGCGTACTCCTGGTGATGCTGGCCTGGAGCGGGGTGACCGCGGTGGGCTACGCCCGGCCGGCGGGGCGGGGCTGGCCGCTGCTCCTGGCCGACCTCGGCGTGCTGCTGGCCATCATGCTGGCCACCCCGTGGGTGATGGGACGGGCGGCGCTCGCCGCCGGCCTGCCCACCCTGACCGTGGCCTGGCTGGCCGGGCCGGTGCTGGCCTGGGCGGTCTCCGGCGGCCGGCGGCGCGGCGCGGTCGCCGCGCTGGTGGCCGGCGGCGTCGACCTGGTCACCCGGGAACGGGTCAGCCAGTCCTCGCTGACCGGGGTGATCCTGATGCTGCTCGCCGGGGTGGTGGTCGGGCACGTCGCCCGGCTGGCGGTGACCGCCGAGGAGCGGTTGCAGCGGGCGGTGGAGCTGGAGGCGGCCACCCGGGAACGCGAGCGGCTGGCCCGGGACATCCACGACTCGGTGCTCCAGGTGCTGGCCCTGGTGCAGCGCCGGGGCGCGCAGCTCGACGGCGAGGGCGGCGAGCTGGCCCGGCTGGCCGGCGAGCAGGAGGCGGCGCTGCGCGCCCTGATCGGCCGGGCCGCCGCGCCGCCGCCCGAGGAGGGCGACACCCGGGACCTGCGGGACCTGCTCGACCGGTACGCCTCGACGACGGTCGCGGTCTCCGCCCCGGCCACCCCGGTCGGGCTGCCCGCGCACGCCGCCCGGGAGGTCGCCGCCGCGGTCGGCGCGGCGCTGGACAACGTGGCCCGGTACGCCGGCGGGCGGGCCTGGGTGCTGATCGAGGACGAGGGGGAGACGGTGACCGTCTCGGTACGCGACGAGGGGCCGGGCATCCCGGCGGGCCGGCTGGCGGAGGCCGCGGCGCAGGGGCGGCTCGGGGTGGCGCAGTCCATCCGGGGCCGGGTGGCCGACCTGGGCGGGCAGGTGCGGATCGCCTCCGCGCCGGGCTCCGGCACCGAGATCGAGCTGGTCGTGCCGCGGAGCGGTCGATGA
- the rsgA gene encoding ribosome small subunit-dependent GTPase A, translating to MRARELGRKSVVVGDRVWLVGDTSGAPGALARIVRIAERSSVLRRTADDDESTAEGRLERVVVANADQLVIVSALADPPPRTGFIDRCLVAAYDADIEPLLCLTKADLAGPEAVLDYYTELELPYVLVRPDSDLAALRALLAGRVSVMVGHSGVGKSTLVNRLVPAAERAVGVVSAIGRGRHTSTSAVALRLPAEPGSAVGWIVDTPGVRSFGLAHVSANSLLHGFPDLVEGTVDCPVNCQHTAEEADCALDAWVAAGKADQRRLASYRRLLASRSGEGDTRETDHRGPGEGDRRAPDAPAAG from the coding sequence ATGCGGGCCCGCGAGCTGGGCCGCAAGTCGGTGGTGGTCGGCGACCGGGTCTGGCTGGTCGGGGACACCTCCGGCGCGCCCGGTGCGCTGGCCCGGATCGTCCGGATCGCCGAGCGCAGCTCGGTGCTGCGGCGTACCGCCGACGACGACGAGTCCACCGCCGAGGGGCGGCTGGAACGGGTCGTGGTGGCGAACGCCGACCAGCTGGTGATCGTCAGCGCGCTGGCCGACCCGCCGCCGCGCACCGGGTTCATCGACCGCTGCCTGGTGGCCGCGTACGACGCCGACATCGAGCCGCTGCTCTGCCTGACCAAGGCCGACCTGGCCGGCCCGGAGGCGGTGCTGGACTACTACACCGAGCTGGAGCTGCCGTACGTGCTGGTCCGGCCCGACTCGGACCTGGCCGCGCTGCGCGCCCTGCTCGCCGGCCGGGTGTCGGTCATGGTGGGCCACTCCGGGGTGGGCAAGTCGACGCTGGTCAACCGGCTGGTGCCGGCGGCCGAGCGGGCGGTCGGCGTGGTCAGTGCGATCGGCCGGGGGCGGCACACCTCGACCAGCGCGGTGGCGCTGCGGCTGCCGGCCGAGCCGGGGTCGGCCGTCGGCTGGATCGTCGACACCCCGGGGGTGCGCAGCTTCGGGCTGGCGCACGTCTCGGCGAACAGCCTGCTGCACGGCTTCCCGGACCTGGTCGAGGGGACGGTCGACTGCCCCGTCAACTGTCAGCACACCGCCGAGGAGGCGGACTGCGCGCTGGACGCCTGGGTGGCCGCCGGCAAGGCCGACCAGCGGCGGCTGGCGTCGTACCGTCGACTGCTGGCCTCCCGCAGCGGCGAGGGCGACACGCGGGAGACCGACCACCGCGGGCCCGGCGAGGGCGACCGGCGCGCGCCGGACGCCCCGGCCGCCGGCTGA
- a CDS encoding DUF5709 domain-containing protein, which translates to MRDDEYPTPVSDPEAEGLPDTADDDSTANDDVLTGREADGPEPAQLPGDRTPVAVDRFGTTAEEQLDGESLDYKLERESYERPADDPLAGPIDPDIAAEADSDEAAAQAQLDADVIDPGPTSDPHSPVSLYDHGQLGTVADHQVGRLVEPDEGAHTDQETDNVAYDAGSAGGGATAEELAIHETRPPESH; encoded by the coding sequence ATGCGCGACGACGAGTACCCGACCCCCGTGTCCGACCCCGAGGCGGAGGGGCTGCCCGACACCGCCGACGACGACTCCACCGCCAACGACGACGTCCTCACCGGCCGCGAGGCGGACGGGCCGGAGCCGGCCCAGCTGCCCGGCGACCGCACGCCGGTCGCCGTCGACCGCTTCGGCACCACCGCCGAGGAGCAGCTCGACGGCGAGTCCCTGGACTACAAGCTGGAGCGGGAGAGCTACGAGCGGCCGGCCGACGACCCGCTCGCCGGCCCGATCGATCCGGACATCGCCGCCGAGGCGGACAGCGACGAGGCCGCCGCGCAGGCCCAGCTCGACGCCGACGTGATCGACCCGGGCCCGACCTCCGACCCGCACTCGCCGGTCTCCCTCTACGACCACGGTCAGCTCGGCACCGTCGCCGACCACCAGGTCGGGCGGCTGGTCGAGCCGGACGAGGGCGCCCACACCGACCAGGAGACCGACAACGTCGCGTACGACGCCGGCTCCGCCGGGGGCGGCGCGACCGCGGAGGAGCTGGCCATCCACGAGACCCGGCCGCCCGAGTCGCACTAG
- the hisN gene encoding histidinol-phosphatase has protein sequence MTGYADDLTLAHLLADAADAVSTARFRALDLRVESKPDLTPVSDADTAVEREIRALLARHRPDDGLLGEEYGEQPATGPGGRRWVVDPIDGTKNFVRGVPVWATLIALLESDRPVLGLVSAPALGRRWWAALGAGAYAGTDLATGEPIRVSGVTDLADASFCYSSLTGWEAAGRLDGMLQLMRDTWRSRAYGDFYGYMLLAEGALDVMVEPELSLWDVAALVPIVTEAGGTVTDLAGRPAPTGGENSAVATNGRLHADILDRLGRPAAR, from the coding sequence ATGACCGGGTACGCCGACGACCTCACCCTCGCCCACCTGCTCGCCGACGCCGCCGACGCCGTCTCCACGGCCCGGTTCCGCGCCCTGGACCTGCGGGTCGAGTCGAAGCCGGACCTGACCCCGGTCTCCGACGCGGACACCGCGGTGGAGCGGGAGATCCGGGCCCTGCTGGCGCGGCACCGCCCCGACGACGGCCTGCTCGGCGAGGAGTACGGCGAACAGCCCGCCACCGGCCCCGGCGGTCGCCGCTGGGTGGTGGACCCGATCGACGGCACCAAGAACTTCGTCCGCGGGGTGCCGGTGTGGGCCACCCTGATCGCCCTGCTGGAGTCCGATCGCCCGGTCCTCGGGCTGGTCTCCGCCCCGGCGCTGGGCCGGCGCTGGTGGGCCGCCCTCGGCGCGGGCGCGTACGCCGGCACCGACCTCGCCACCGGCGAGCCGATCCGGGTCTCCGGCGTCACCGACCTGGCCGACGCCAGCTTCTGCTATTCGTCCCTGACCGGCTGGGAGGCGGCCGGTCGGCTCGACGGGATGCTCCAGCTCATGCGGGACACCTGGCGCAGCCGCGCCTACGGCGACTTCTACGGCTACATGCTGCTGGCCGAGGGGGCGCTGGACGTGATGGTGGAGCCGGAACTGTCGCTCTGGGACGTCGCCGCGCTGGTGCCGATCGTGACCGAGGCCGGGGGCACCGTCACCGACCTGGCCGGGCGGCCGGCGCCGACCGGCGGGGAGAACAGCGCGGTCGCCACGAACGGCCGGCTGCACGCCGACATCCTCGACCGGCTCGGCCGGCCAGCCGCGCGCTGA
- the aroA gene encoding 3-phosphoshikimate 1-carboxyvinyltransferase has translation MGNPIATRPPQPWTAPTASDPVAVTLRLPGSKSMTARALVLSALASGPSTLHGPLRARDTELMAGGLRALGAHMSISDDDRWLVRPHRLVGPAHVDVGLAGTVMRFLPPVAGLAEGRVTFDGDPQVRVRPLGPLIGALRSLGVRIDSPATGSLPLAVLGAGRVTGGEVVIDASASSQLVSGLLLAASRFDRGVVVRHEGPPVPSAPHLRMTTQMLRAAGAAVDDTVPDVWTVEPGPLTGRGWEIEPDLSGAVPFFAAALVTGGEVTLQGWPRSSMQPVEQLRALLHRMGGEVTLGTAGLTVRGTGTVHGLAADLSDVSELTPALTALAMLADSPSRFTGVGHIRGHETDRIAALAREFTALGADITESADGLEIRPRPLRGGTFRTYADHRMAHAAAVAGLAVPGIEVDDVACTSKTMPEFPALWSGMVTGKS, from the coding sequence GTGGGGAATCCGATCGCGACCCGGCCGCCGCAGCCGTGGACCGCTCCGACCGCCAGCGACCCGGTGGCTGTCACGCTGCGCCTGCCGGGTTCCAAGTCGATGACCGCCCGGGCGCTGGTGCTCAGCGCGCTGGCCAGCGGCCCGTCGACACTGCACGGGCCGCTGCGCGCCCGGGACACCGAGCTGATGGCCGGTGGGCTGCGCGCGCTGGGCGCCCACATGTCGATCTCCGACGACGACCGCTGGCTGGTCCGGCCGCACCGGCTGGTCGGTCCCGCGCACGTCGACGTCGGCCTGGCCGGCACGGTGATGCGCTTCCTGCCGCCGGTCGCCGGCCTGGCCGAGGGGCGGGTCACCTTCGACGGCGACCCGCAGGTCCGGGTCCGTCCGCTCGGCCCGCTGATCGGCGCGTTGCGCTCGCTCGGCGTACGCATCGACAGCCCCGCCACCGGCAGCCTGCCGCTGGCGGTCCTCGGCGCCGGCCGGGTCACCGGCGGCGAGGTGGTCATCGACGCCTCCGCCTCCAGCCAGCTCGTCTCCGGCCTGCTGCTGGCGGCCTCCCGCTTCGACCGGGGCGTGGTGGTGCGGCACGAGGGCCCACCGGTCCCCTCCGCGCCGCACCTGCGGATGACCACGCAGATGCTGCGCGCCGCCGGCGCGGCGGTCGACGACACCGTCCCCGACGTGTGGACGGTCGAGCCGGGCCCGCTGACCGGTCGCGGCTGGGAGATCGAGCCGGACCTCTCCGGCGCGGTGCCGTTCTTCGCCGCCGCGCTGGTCACCGGCGGTGAGGTGACGTTGCAGGGCTGGCCGCGCAGCAGCATGCAGCCGGTCGAGCAGCTCCGCGCCCTGCTGCACCGGATGGGCGGCGAGGTGACCCTCGGCACCGCCGGGCTGACCGTGCGCGGCACCGGCACGGTGCACGGCCTGGCCGCCGACCTCTCCGACGTGAGCGAGCTGACCCCGGCGCTGACCGCGCTGGCGATGCTCGCCGACTCGCCGTCCCGGTTCACCGGCGTCGGGCACATCCGGGGCCACGAGACCGACCGGATCGCCGCGCTGGCCCGCGAGTTCACCGCGCTCGGCGCGGACATCACCGAGTCCGCCGACGGGCTGGAGATCCGGCCGCGCCCGCTGCGCGGCGGCACCTTCCGCACGTACGCCGACCATCGGATGGCGCACGCGGCGGCGGTGGCCGGGCTGGCCGTCCCCGGCATCGAGGTCGACGACGTGGCGTGCACCTCCAAGACCATGCCCGAGTTTCCGGCACTATGGTCTGGGATGGTGACCGGAAAGAGCTGA
- a CDS encoding SDR family oxidoreductase, with translation MPLTRTLDDSTVVITGASSGIGAATAYALARRGADVVLAARSADALQRVAGRCRELGGRALVVPTDVTDPDAVNRLAARAAAEFGRIDGWVNNAAVSAVGLFDEIPVAEFRRVVEVNLLGTVHGIRAALPWLAAAGGGVLVNNASVLAEVAMPYQSAYNATKHGIRGLADTVRQELRVTGRSAISVCTVLPATIDTPFFRHAANHTGRELTPPPPVYPPEVVAETIVRLLRRPRREAYAGGAARLLGLQWRLAPAVAERALGWYAHRTQFGPGVRLESSGNVFRADAAAERDGGWQGRRRQLVRMTAAFGLAAAGTAVGTAAAMARRSRTDR, from the coding sequence ATGCCTCTCACCCGCACCCTCGACGACTCCACCGTGGTGATCACCGGAGCGTCCAGCGGCATCGGCGCCGCCACCGCGTACGCCCTCGCCCGTCGGGGTGCCGACGTCGTCCTCGCCGCCCGCAGCGCGGACGCCCTCCAGCGGGTGGCCGGGCGCTGCCGGGAACTGGGCGGGCGCGCCCTGGTGGTGCCGACCGACGTCACCGACCCGGACGCGGTGAACCGGTTGGCCGCGCGGGCGGCGGCGGAGTTCGGCCGGATCGACGGCTGGGTGAACAACGCGGCGGTGAGCGCGGTGGGGCTCTTCGACGAGATCCCGGTGGCCGAGTTCCGCCGGGTGGTGGAGGTGAACCTGCTCGGCACCGTGCACGGGATCCGGGCCGCGCTGCCGTGGCTGGCGGCGGCGGGCGGCGGGGTGCTGGTGAACAACGCGTCGGTGCTGGCCGAGGTGGCGATGCCCTACCAGTCGGCGTACAACGCCACGAAGCACGGCATCCGCGGGCTGGCGGACACGGTACGCCAGGAGCTGCGGGTCACCGGCCGGAGCGCGATCTCGGTGTGCACCGTGCTGCCGGCCACCATCGACACCCCGTTCTTCCGGCACGCGGCCAACCACACCGGCCGGGAGCTGACCCCGCCGCCACCGGTGTACCCGCCCGAGGTGGTCGCCGAGACCATCGTCCGGTTGCTGCGCCGGCCCCGCCGGGAGGCGTACGCCGGGGGCGCGGCGCGGCTGCTCGGCCTCCAGTGGCGGCTCGCCCCGGCGGTGGCGGAGCGTGCCCTCGGCTGGTACGCCCACCGCACCCAGTTCGGTCCCGGGGTCCGGCTGGAGAGCAGCGGGAACGTCTTCCGGGCCGACGCGGCCGCCGAGCGGGACGGTGGCTGGCAGGGGCGGCGACGCCAGCTCGTCCGGATGACCGCGGCCTTCGGGCTGGCCGCCGCGGGTACGGCGGTCGGCACGGCGGCGGCGATGGCCCGACGTTCCCGGACCGATCGCTGA
- a CDS encoding response regulator transcription factor translates to MSAGVRVMVVDDHPMWREGVARDLTEAGHLVVATSGEGRQAVRVAAAARPDLVVLDLQLPDVSGVEVIRGLRAALPEVRVLMLSASGEPQSVLDAVKAGATGYLVKSAAPAEFLDAVRRTAAGEPVFTPGLAGLVLGEYRRLAAGPPAGSGYDEAPRLTERETEVLRLVAKGLSYKQIAERLGVSHRTVQNHVQNTLGKLQLHNRVELTRYAIERGLDD, encoded by the coding sequence ATGAGCGCGGGCGTGCGGGTGATGGTGGTCGACGACCACCCGATGTGGCGCGAGGGGGTGGCCCGGGACCTCACCGAGGCCGGCCACCTGGTGGTGGCGACCAGCGGCGAGGGTCGGCAGGCGGTCCGGGTGGCCGCCGCGGCCCGACCGGACCTGGTGGTGCTGGACCTGCAACTGCCGGACGTCTCCGGGGTCGAGGTGATCCGGGGGCTGCGCGCGGCGCTGCCCGAGGTGCGGGTGCTGATGCTGTCGGCCAGCGGCGAGCCGCAGAGCGTCCTCGACGCGGTGAAGGCCGGCGCGACCGGCTACCTGGTGAAGTCCGCCGCGCCGGCCGAGTTCCTCGACGCGGTCCGGCGCACCGCGGCCGGCGAGCCGGTCTTCACCCCCGGGCTGGCCGGGCTCGTGCTGGGGGAGTACCGCCGGCTGGCGGCCGGTCCACCCGCCGGCTCCGGGTACGACGAAGCACCCCGGCTCACCGAACGGGAGACCGAGGTGCTGCGCCTGGTGGCGAAGGGACTGTCGTACAAGCAGATCGCCGAGCGGCTCGGGGTCTCGCACCGGACGGTGCAGAACCACGTGCAGAACACGCTCGGCAAGCTCCAGTTGCACAACCGCGTCGAGCTGACCCGCTATGCGATCGAGCGGGGCCTGGACGACTAG
- a CDS encoding ribose-phosphate diphosphokinase, whose amino-acid sequence MRDIAVFSGTAHPDLAAEICAHLDVPLHPVRVSRFANDCLEVQLQANCRERDVFLIQPLVPPVQEHLVELLLMIDAARGASAGRITVVLPHYAYARSDKKDAPRISIGGRLVADLLTSAGADRVLAMTLHSPQVHGFFSVPVDHLHALRELAAHFKGYDLSNTVVVSPDLGNAKEAAAFARMLGTPVAAGAKQRFSDDRVQISTVIGEVADRDVIVLDDEIAKGSTVIELMSHLRERKVRSIRLACTHGLFSSHALERLSAEEGVQEIVCTNTVPIPPQERVPKLAVLSVAPALAEAMRRIHNGESVSALFA is encoded by the coding sequence GTGCGTGACATTGCCGTCTTCAGCGGAACCGCCCACCCCGACCTCGCCGCCGAGATCTGCGCCCACCTCGACGTCCCGCTGCACCCCGTGCGGGTGTCCCGGTTCGCCAACGACTGCCTCGAAGTGCAGTTGCAGGCGAACTGCCGGGAGCGGGACGTCTTCCTGATCCAGCCGTTGGTGCCACCCGTGCAGGAGCACCTGGTCGAGCTGCTGCTCATGATCGACGCGGCCCGGGGCGCGTCCGCCGGGCGGATCACCGTGGTGCTGCCGCACTACGCGTACGCCCGCTCGGACAAGAAGGACGCCCCGCGCATCTCCATCGGTGGCCGGCTCGTCGCGGACCTGCTCACCTCGGCCGGCGCGGACCGGGTGCTCGCGATGACCCTGCACTCCCCGCAGGTGCACGGCTTCTTCAGCGTCCCGGTCGACCACCTGCACGCGCTGCGCGAGCTGGCCGCCCACTTCAAGGGGTACGACCTGAGCAACACCGTGGTGGTCTCACCGGACCTCGGCAACGCCAAGGAGGCGGCGGCCTTCGCCCGGATGCTCGGTACGCCGGTCGCGGCCGGCGCGAAGCAGCGGTTCAGCGACGACCGGGTGCAGATCAGCACGGTGATCGGTGAGGTGGCGGACCGGGACGTGATCGTGCTGGACGACGAGATCGCCAAGGGCAGCACGGTGATCGAGCTGATGAGTCACCTGCGCGAGCGGAAGGTCCGCTCGATCCGGCTCGCCTGCACCCACGGCCTCTTCTCCAGCCACGCGCTGGAGCGGCTGAGCGCTGAGGAGGGGGTGCAGGAGATCGTCTGCACCAACACGGTGCCGATCCCGCCGCAGGAGCGGGTGCCGAAGCTGGCGGTGCTGTCGGTGGCCCCGGCGTTGGCCGAGGCGATGCGGCGGATCCACAACGGCGAGTCGGTCAGCGCCCTCTTTGCCTGA
- a CDS encoding phosphoribosylaminoimidazolesuccinocarboxamide synthase gives MELLHSGKVRDVYADGDDLILVASDRISIYDVALPTPIPDKGRLLTALSLWWFDQLADLVPNHVISATDVPTEFAGRAIRCRRLEMVPVECVARGYLTGGGLVEYRNTGAVSGVELPRGLVEASILPEPIFTPSTKAPKGEHDEPITYAQVVDKVGAEVAERLRQITIDVYRRGAEIAADRGILVADTKIELGWAPDGTLVLADEVLTSDSSRFWPAESYQPGRAQFSYDKQYVRDWATDSGWDKQEPAPEVPAEVVEATRARYVEVYEKLTGNRWD, from the coding sequence GTGGAACTTCTGCACTCCGGAAAGGTCCGGGACGTCTACGCCGACGGCGACGATCTGATCCTGGTCGCCTCGGACCGGATCTCGATCTACGACGTGGCGCTGCCGACCCCGATCCCGGACAAGGGACGCCTGCTCACCGCGCTGTCGCTCTGGTGGTTCGACCAGCTCGCCGACCTGGTGCCGAACCACGTCATCTCCGCCACCGACGTGCCGACGGAGTTCGCCGGCCGGGCGATCCGCTGTCGCCGGCTGGAGATGGTCCCGGTGGAGTGCGTCGCCCGTGGCTATCTGACCGGCGGCGGCCTCGTCGAGTACCGGAACACCGGCGCGGTCTCCGGTGTGGAGCTGCCCCGGGGCCTGGTCGAGGCGTCGATCCTGCCCGAGCCGATCTTCACTCCGTCGACCAAGGCCCCCAAGGGAGAGCACGACGAGCCGATCACCTATGCGCAGGTGGTCGACAAGGTCGGCGCGGAGGTCGCGGAACGGCTCCGGCAGATCACCATCGACGTCTACCGGCGCGGCGCGGAGATCGCCGCGGACCGGGGCATCCTGGTCGCCGACACCAAGATCGAGCTGGGCTGGGCGCCGGACGGCACCCTGGTCCTCGCCGACGAGGTGCTCACCTCCGACTCGTCCCGGTTCTGGCCGGCCGAGTCGTACCAGCCGGGCCGGGCGCAGTTCTCCTACGACAAGCAGTACGTCCGGGACTGGGCCACCGACAGCGGCTGGGACAAGCAGGAGCCCGCGCCCGAGGTGCCGGCCGAGGTGGTCGAGGCGACCCGGGCCCGCTACGTCGAGGTCTACGAGAAGCTCACCGGCAACCGCTGGGACTGA
- a CDS encoding ATP-binding protein yields the protein MPTDVRCLVELDETSALARVTGVLDRAGVGAVRDTLLARLWERPGPVIADLSGLRVPDPEVRSVFDELHRVAGDWPAAGLLVVDPVGRWPGAAVSVCASLGEAQAALVAAPLAAVLSTELPPAVEAAREARALVTDASLRWGVPELAEAACIAITEMVNNVVAHARTPMTVRVAPRDHCLQLAVRDRSPRQPAFAGVAPVNSAGGRGLLLIDTVARRWGTTPLPDGKVVWCVLHTDDETAGQH from the coding sequence ATGCCGACGGACGTGCGCTGCCTGGTGGAGCTGGACGAGACGTCCGCGCTGGCCAGGGTGACCGGGGTCCTCGACCGGGCCGGCGTCGGCGCGGTCCGGGACACGCTGCTGGCCCGGCTCTGGGAGCGGCCCGGCCCGGTGATCGCCGACCTGTCGGGGCTGCGGGTGCCGGATCCGGAGGTCCGCTCGGTCTTCGACGAGCTGCACCGGGTGGCGGGCGACTGGCCGGCCGCGGGGCTGCTGGTGGTGGACCCGGTGGGACGCTGGCCGGGTGCCGCGGTGTCGGTCTGCGCGTCTCTCGGCGAGGCGCAGGCGGCGTTGGTCGCCGCGCCGCTGGCCGCGGTGCTGAGCACCGAGCTGCCGCCCGCCGTGGAGGCCGCCCGGGAGGCCCGGGCCCTGGTCACCGACGCGTCCCTGCGGTGGGGGGTGCCCGAGCTGGCCGAGGCGGCCTGCATCGCGATCACCGAGATGGTCAACAACGTGGTCGCCCACGCGCGCACCCCGATGACCGTCCGGGTGGCGCCCCGGGACCACTGCCTCCAGCTGGCCGTGCGGGACCGCTCGCCCCGGCAGCCGGCCTTCGCCGGGGTCGCCCCGGTGAACTCGGCGGGCGGGCGCGGCCTGCTGCTGATCGACACTGTGGCCCGGCGCTGGGGCACCACCCCGCTGCCGGACGGCAAGGTCGTCTGGTGCGTGCTGCACACCGACGACGAGACCGCCGGCCAGCACTGA